A single region of the Lactobacillus isalae genome encodes:
- a CDS encoding AAA family ATPase, with product MKLTQIKIIHFGKLNDVTFNLNKDLTVFLGANEAGKSTTVAFVKQILFGFHLRTNKSPFFENYQPLDHVSPMGGSLTFEDKDGTFVLSRLYAKGDTKKGVLTVSLNDQEVPESVFFDRIQNIDGSFYTDSFIFNQDMLREVNGLSQAELMEQIYFLGASQSHKLLDLRDEFSNNAQKLFKKSGRKPVVNQLINQIQEQKEVLAQTDNEFKDYRELEEKLAQERNNLKEVQEELAKLNEQGQKISLLMQKLTNFKQYQELKQELKPISFSKEDYEKAQAIQSKIADLTVDVNNLDKQLQEIETSSDLTNKDKIQALVDHKAEVLHWESESKDLQRQIEATKKDLQSYEQFQPEAVKLGKLSSETREQIKSDYQDLKNQKQEANNLPGIVSLILLVAGLFSAIAINNLFVRFLGTMIALGGLGLFVWTRQKNAKDGQKEQEFIEKYGLDPNTVDLNSLWNELVQIESKKQNLLQLDQEQQSLNEKIQAFVQDLHPFITGNIQTFSDIVSQLNSLQKLLDQNNLAKQHLNDLAVQLQERKNQLAKNKIELSKIFAANKVTDFAEFSDLKKQAEEQDQLKLKIDALQNDLQADLTQLEKIAQDPNALAENKAHLEEQISAKQAQINDLHAENAKLENQMNILANSDKYFAEKQKLADLESSLNENVKEYLANLLTSNWIARGLDLASNERFPKMLEDAKKYFKLLTGGRYIDIELDKKLKVKRADGKKFEVDYLSRGTSEQLYFALKLAFVEQVSDKIALPILIDDAFVNFDAQRTSHIVKLLEELAKKTQVLIFTARQDLVDNLAIEPIKIEKE from the coding sequence ATGAAACTAACTCAAATTAAAATTATTCACTTTGGAAAATTAAATGATGTAACTTTTAATTTGAACAAAGATTTAACTGTATTTTTAGGTGCAAATGAAGCAGGAAAAAGTACTACTGTCGCTTTTGTTAAGCAAATTTTGTTTGGCTTTCACTTAAGAACTAATAAATCACCATTTTTTGAAAATTATCAACCTTTAGACCACGTAAGCCCGATGGGTGGGAGTTTAACCTTTGAAGATAAGGATGGAACTTTTGTTTTAAGTCGTTTATATGCAAAGGGCGATACTAAAAAGGGTGTTTTGACTGTTAGCTTAAACGACCAGGAAGTGCCAGAAAGTGTATTTTTTGATCGAATTCAGAATATCGACGGTAGTTTCTATACTGATAGCTTTATTTTTAATCAAGACATGTTGCGAGAAGTAAATGGCTTGTCGCAAGCAGAGTTGATGGAGCAGATTTATTTTTTAGGTGCTTCGCAAAGCCATAAGCTGCTTGATTTAAGGGATGAATTCTCAAACAACGCACAAAAATTATTCAAAAAAAGCGGGCGCAAACCTGTAGTTAACCAATTAATTAATCAAATTCAAGAGCAAAAAGAGGTTTTAGCTCAAACAGATAATGAATTTAAAGATTACCGTGAGCTTGAAGAAAAGCTAGCTCAAGAAAGAAATAATTTAAAAGAAGTTCAAGAAGAGCTAGCTAAGTTAAATGAACAAGGGCAAAAAATTAGTCTTTTGATGCAAAAATTGACTAATTTTAAGCAATATCAGGAACTTAAGCAAGAGTTAAAACCTATTTCGTTTTCTAAAGAAGATTATGAAAAAGCACAAGCTATTCAAAGTAAGATTGCTGACTTAACAGTTGATGTTAATAACTTAGACAAGCAGCTACAAGAAATTGAAACAAGTAGTGACTTAACTAATAAAGATAAAATTCAAGCCTTAGTTGACCATAAAGCGGAAGTACTTCATTGGGAAAGCGAAAGTAAGGATTTGCAAAGGCAAATTGAAGCGACTAAAAAAGATTTACAGTCTTATGAACAATTCCAACCAGAAGCGGTTAAATTAGGAAAGCTTTCTAGTGAAACAAGAGAACAAATAAAGTCAGATTACCAGGATTTGAAAAATCAAAAACAAGAAGCTAATAATTTACCCGGAATTGTGTCATTGATTTTATTAGTTGCTGGTCTATTTAGCGCAATCGCAATTAATAATTTATTTGTCCGTTTTCTTGGAACAATGATCGCACTTGGAGGCCTGGGTCTATTTGTTTGGACAAGACAAAAGAATGCCAAGGATGGACAAAAAGAGCAAGAATTTATTGAGAAATATGGACTTGATCCAAATACAGTAGATTTAAACAGTTTATGGAACGAACTTGTTCAAATTGAATCTAAGAAGCAAAATCTTTTGCAATTAGACCAGGAACAACAGTCTTTAAACGAAAAAATTCAAGCCTTTGTACAAGATTTACATCCCTTTATTACAGGCAATATTCAGACTTTTTCAGATATTGTGAGTCAATTAAATTCCCTACAAAAATTGCTTGACCAGAATAATTTAGCTAAGCAGCATTTAAATGATCTTGCCGTGCAATTGCAGGAGAGAAAGAACCAATTAGCAAAAAATAAAATTGAGCTTTCTAAAATTTTTGCCGCAAATAAGGTTACTGATTTTGCAGAATTTTCCGACTTAAAAAAGCAAGCTGAAGAGCAAGATCAATTAAAATTGAAAATAGATGCATTGCAGAATGACTTGCAAGCTGATTTAACGCAATTAGAAAAAATTGCTCAAGATCCAAATGCTTTGGCAGAAAATAAGGCTCATTTAGAGGAGCAAATTTCAGCTAAGCAAGCGCAAATTAATGATTTACATGCAGAAAATGCTAAGCTAGAAAATCAGATGAATATTTTGGCAAATTCTGATAAATACTTTGCAGAGAAACAGAAACTTGCTGATTTAGAATCGTCATTAAATGAAAATGTTAAAGAATATCTGGCTAATTTGTTAACGAGCAACTGGATTGCTAGAGGGCTCGATCTAGCTTCAAATGAACGCTTTCCTAAGATGCTTGAAGATGCAAAGAAATACTTTAAGTTATTAACTGGTGGCAGGTATATCGATATCGAATTAGATAAAAAACTTAAAGTTAAAAGAGCAGATGGTAAGAAGTTTGAGGTCGACTATCTGTCTCGAGGAACCAGTGAACAATTATATTTTGCTCTAAAATTAGCCTTTGTTGAGCAAGTTTCTGATAAAATCGCCTTACCAATTTTAATTGATGATGCTTTTGTAAACTTTGATGCACAAAGAACTAGTCATATTGTTAAACTGCTAGAAGAATTAGCTAAAAAGACACAAGTGTTAATTTTTACAGCAAGGCAGGATTTAGTAGATAACTTAGCTATTGAACCGATAAAGATAGAGAAGGAATAA
- a CDS encoding YlbF family regulator, with product MVNIYDNANQLAKDLQETEQFKDLKKSLENLKNNPESLDLYQRMDKLQQQILAAQNSGQPLSDDVKKEYQKINEEVRNNEELKDMITKEQALFQMINDVQQAMTKPIGDLYDDLKAK from the coding sequence ATGGTTAATATTTATGATAATGCCAACCAATTGGCAAAAGACTTACAAGAAACTGAACAATTCAAGGATTTAAAGAAATCTCTTGAAAACTTAAAGAATAATCCAGAAAGCTTGGACCTTTACCAAAGAATGGATAAACTTCAACAACAAATTTTGGCTGCTCAAAATTCAGGTCAACCACTTTCTGACGATGTTAAGAAAGAATATCAAAAGATTAACGAAGAAGTTCGTAACAATGAAGAATTAAAGGACATGATCACTAAAGAACAAGCTCTCTTCCAAATGATCAATGATGTTCAACAAGCTATGACTAAGCCAATTGGCGATTTATATGATGATTTAAAGGCAAAATAG
- a CDS encoding 3'-5' exoribonuclease YhaM family protein, with amino-acid sequence MIKRLLDYNDGEDMDLVLLLKDSSLRTSKNGKQYLVLQFSDSSGTIRGNLWNASQQDADTFSPGTIVELSGKREEYQDRPQIRIYDLRVVGPNEGYDLSQFVHSAPIKQKELEEEINKRVFEILNPTWNRIVRYLLKKWNKQFFSYPAGKSNHHAVRNGLAFHTVSMLRDAEGIANTYPQIDRSLLYAGCILHDMGKVIELSGPVATKYTTEGNLIGHLVLIDEQIMLAAHELKIDEHSEDLMLLRHLVLSHHGLPEYGAAHRPVVLEAEVLHKIDDLDATVYAITNALQQTKPGEFTETIKSQDNRRFYRPKNDEALDKAPKLE; translated from the coding sequence ATGATTAAAAGGTTGCTTGATTATAATGATGGCGAAGATATGGATTTGGTTTTACTTTTAAAAGATTCCAGTCTTCGTACCAGTAAAAACGGAAAACAATATTTAGTTTTACAATTTAGTGATTCAAGCGGAACAATTAGAGGTAATTTGTGGAATGCGAGTCAACAAGATGCTGATACCTTTAGTCCTGGGACAATCGTTGAATTAAGTGGAAAAAGAGAAGAGTATCAAGATCGACCACAAATAAGAATCTATGATTTAAGAGTAGTGGGACCAAATGAAGGCTATGATTTAAGTCAATTTGTTCATTCTGCTCCGATTAAGCAAAAAGAGCTTGAAGAAGAAATTAATAAACGCGTATTTGAAATATTGAATCCAACTTGGAATCGGATTGTACGCTATTTACTTAAAAAGTGGAATAAGCAGTTTTTCTCATATCCGGCAGGTAAGTCTAATCACCATGCTGTCAGAAACGGTTTGGCTTTCCACACTGTTTCGATGTTAAGGGATGCAGAGGGAATCGCTAATACTTATCCGCAAATTGACCGTTCTCTCCTTTACGCAGGTTGCATTTTACATGATATGGGAAAAGTAATTGAGCTATCTGGCCCGGTTGCTACCAAGTACACGACTGAAGGAAATCTAATTGGACATTTAGTTTTGATTGATGAACAAATTATGTTGGCAGCGCATGAATTGAAGATTGATGAACATAGTGAAGATTTAATGCTTTTAAGACATCTTGTTTTATCACATCATGGTTTGCCAGAATATGGTGCAGCTCATCGACCTGTAGTTTTGGAAGCTGAAGTTTTGCATAAAATTGATGATTTAGATGCAACTGTTTATGCAATTACTAATGCTTTGCAACAAACCAAACCAGGTGAGTTTACCGAAACAATTAAGTCGCAAGATAATCGGAGATTTTACCGTCCAAAAAATGATGAAGCTTTAGATAAAGCACCAAAATTAGAATAG
- a CDS encoding metallophosphoesterase family protein — MKFMHLADAHLDSPFQGLSFLPSNEFNNIKQSTQKSFTKAIDIALEQSVDLVLIAGDTFDSVHPSPQSQLFFSREIKRLTDQEIQVVMILGNHDYLNPDEMILPQSPYFKLLGPDEKVEEVQFKTKTGFPYTVAGFSYQHNHIEADKISEFPKKGDNFTIGLMHAGAKTTAKHQNVYAPFTTAEIKDLNYDYFALGHIHLRQTLSQEPWIVYSGNLQGRHINERDAKGVYLNTVDETTKKISLDFVETAPIIWQMVTLSLDQEVSQADLTKRIVDILTKKNTQKTLFGLTIQGAQYLSEQELELINDSDYWLQLSNSLNFDSRLVKVYLTNNEKLQLKTADKEAFDQAESEIFDLDKIYSLANDLSKKSNYVADLLKKQEFIDEVKELAQVKLGQKLKDMDDETNSN; from the coding sequence ATGAAATTTATGCATTTAGCAGATGCGCACTTAGATAGTCCCTTTCAAGGACTATCTTTTTTGCCATCTAATGAGTTTAATAATATTAAACAGTCAACCCAAAAGTCGTTTACTAAAGCAATTGATATAGCTCTAGAGCAGAGTGTAGATTTAGTCCTAATTGCGGGTGATACTTTTGACTCAGTTCATCCTAGCCCTCAAAGTCAGTTGTTTTTTAGCAGAGAAATAAAGAGACTTACTGATCAAGAAATACAAGTTGTTATGATCTTAGGAAATCATGATTATTTAAATCCAGATGAGATGATCTTACCTCAATCGCCATACTTTAAGCTCTTAGGTCCTGATGAAAAAGTAGAAGAAGTTCAATTTAAAACCAAGACCGGTTTTCCTTATACAGTTGCTGGCTTTTCTTACCAACATAATCATATTGAAGCTGATAAGATTAGCGAATTCCCAAAAAAGGGCGACAATTTTACTATTGGTTTGATGCATGCTGGGGCTAAGACTACAGCAAAACATCAAAATGTTTACGCTCCTTTTACTACAGCTGAGATTAAAGACTTAAATTATGATTATTTTGCTTTAGGACATATCCATTTGCGTCAGACCTTAAGCCAAGAGCCATGGATTGTCTATAGTGGTAATTTACAGGGAAGACACATTAATGAGAGAGATGCTAAAGGCGTTTATCTTAATACAGTAGATGAGACAACTAAGAAGATTAGTCTTGACTTTGTTGAAACCGCGCCAATTATTTGGCAAATGGTGACTTTAAGTTTAGACCAAGAAGTTTCACAAGCTGACTTAACAAAAAGAATAGTTGATATTCTGACTAAGAAAAATACGCAAAAAACTTTATTTGGTCTGACAATTCAAGGCGCTCAATATTTAAGTGAACAAGAGTTAGAATTAATCAACGACAGTGACTACTGGCTTCAGTTATCTAACTCATTGAACTTCGATTCTCGTCTAGTCAAAGTTTATTTAACAAACAATGAGAAGCTACAACTTAAAACAGCAGATAAAGAAGCGTTTGACCAAGCAGAAAGCGAAATTTTTGATCTAGACAAAATTTATTCATTAGCTAACGATTTAAGCAAAAAGAGTAATTATGTTGCTGATCTTTTGAAAAAGCAAGAATTTATTGACGAAGTAAAAGAATTAGCGCAGGTTAAGTTAGGACAGAAATTAAAGGATATGGATGATGAAACTAACTCAAATTAA